CAACCTTGCCGATCCACAGTGATGGTGTCTGACGTCTCTGAATCGACATCATCAGTGCCGGAAGTGACGCATGCCAGTCAAAACCATGGCGATGCCATGCTCATTGCAGGCAGCAATAACTTCTTCGTCCCTGACCGAGCCACCTGGTTGAATGATGGCCTTCACGCCAACAGCGGCTGCGGCGTCAATGCTGTCACGGAAGGGAAAAAAGGCGTCAGATGCCATCACCGTATCTTCGATCGGCATCTGCGCGCGCTGCACTCCCAGGCGGCTTGAGTCGACCCGGCTCATCTGGCCAGCGCCCACGCCGACCAGTTGACCATCATTGGCGTAGACAATGGCGTTGGACTTGACGTGTTTACACACTTTCCAGGCAAAGATGAGAGCGCGGTACTGCTCGGCCGTCGGCTTGATTTCAGTGGCGACCCGACAGGTTTCAATATTGTCGATCATGCCGAGGTCGCGATCCTGCACCAGGAATCCGCCGGTAACCTTGCGCACGAATTTCTCACGATCACGTTTCGCGTCAAGGGTGCCAGTCTCCAGCAGACGGATGTTTTTCTTGCGAGTGAGTATTTCCAGAGCCTGCGGGGTAAAGGAAGGGGCGATAATAATCTCCACAAAGAGCTGAGCCATTTCGCCGGCAGCTGCCTCGTCTATGGGGCGATTGGCGGCGATCACACCGCCAAAGGCGCTGACGGGGTCAGTTGCGAGGGCTTTCGTATAGGCTTGCGCGATAGTCTCAGCGGAAGCGACACCGCTGGGGTTGGTGTGTTTGATAATGACGACAGTGGGCAGTTGGAACTCTTTAACCAGTTCCAGAGCCGCGTCAGCGTCAATGATGTTATTGTAGCTGAGTTCCTTGCCATGCAGCTGCCTGGCGGTCGCCACACTGGCCTCACTACGGAAGGGGTCGCCATAAAAAGCGGCCTGCTGGTGTGGATTTTCGCCATAACGCAGGTCCTGCAGTTTCGCCCCACTCATTACCCAGGTGTCTGGAAAGTCCACAGACTGCTCTTCATTGAAATATCCGCTGATGATGGCGTCATAGCTGGCAGTGTGCAGGTAGACCTTACGGGCAAGATTCCTGCGCGTATCAAAGCTTACCACTCCGGTGGATTCAACTTCAGCCTGCAGGGCAGTATAGTCGCTTGGGTCCACCACGACTACCACATCCTGATGATTCTTGGCGGCACTGCGCAGCATGGTCGGCCCACCGATGTCGATGTTTTCAACGGCTTCCTCGTAGGTGCAGCCCTTTCTGACTGTCTGTTCAAAGGGATACAGATTGACCACCACCAGGTCGATGGGGTCGAT
This portion of the Desulfurispirillum indicum S5 genome encodes:
- the purH gene encoding bifunctional phosphoribosylaminoimidazolecarboxamide formyltransferase/IMP cyclohydrolase, with product MQKNVQISRALISVSDKTGIVELARFLHSRGVQILSTGGTARLLQQSEIPVVEVGDYTGTREMLDGRVKTLHPKVHGGILGMRDNAEHRQQMKDYGIDPIDLVVVNLYPFEQTVRKGCTYEEAVENIDIGGPTMLRSAAKNHQDVVVVVDPSDYTALQAEVESTGVVSFDTRRNLARKVYLHTASYDAIISGYFNEEQSVDFPDTWVMSGAKLQDLRYGENPHQQAAFYGDPFRSEASVATARQLHGKELSYNNIIDADAALELVKEFQLPTVVIIKHTNPSGVASAETIAQAYTKALATDPVSAFGGVIAANRPIDEAAAGEMAQLFVEIIIAPSFTPQALEILTRKKNIRLLETGTLDAKRDREKFVRKVTGGFLVQDRDLGMIDNIETCRVATEIKPTAEQYRALIFAWKVCKHVKSNAIVYANDGQLVGVGAGQMSRVDSSRLGVQRAQMPIEDTVMASDAFFPFRDSIDAAAAVGVKAIIQPGGSVRDEEVIAACNEHGIAMVLTGMRHFRH